The genome window TATCACCATGCTAGAATATTTAAAGAGATTGCCTGTCATATTAAAAGGGGATAAGAATTTCACTCGCTATATTGTTTCAGCAGCCTTCATCGTATTTTTTAATATGGCCAATGCCTTTTATATTATCTATGGGAAGGAACAACTAAATATAGGACCTGAAACCATAGGGGTTATTACAGGAATTTTATTGGCAACCCAGTCAATATTTAGTGTTGTCTGGGGCTACATCAGTGACAAAAGTGGGCATAAGGCAATATTGGTAATCTCTACAGTATTATTTATTTCTTCAGCCTTTATGATTTTAATTGCAGATACTATTTATTTATTATATCTTGTATTTTTCCTCAATGGTGCGGCTATAAGTTCCAGAGATGTGTCTGAAATGAATATGGTAATAGAATTTTGTAGTGAGGATGAAAGGCCTACATATCTTGGATTGACCAACACCTTGATTGCTCCTTTAATGTCTCTAACACCTTTGCTAGGAGGGATAATATTGGATTATTTTAGCTATAGATCTTTAATGGCTGTATCAATAGTATTAATGATGATTGGGTTATATATTTTAGTGTTCCATGTAAAGGATCCACGAAGGATAAAAGCAAAAAAGCTCTAAGATTTAGAGCTTTTTAAAAGGGTAGCTTTTCAAAGAATAAATAATGATTAGTAGCCCATGGATTTTAACTGAATTGAATGCTTGGAACAAATTTGTAGCAATTGCCTTTGTTCTAGGGCAATATGATTGATCAATACGATCCAACTAGAATCACTCCCAGTCAAGGATTCTAGCTCTTGTAAGGTATGAATAAATCTTACATCTGCTTGGGAAACCTCTTTTAATAGTAGGGTTAATTGATAAAAATAAGCATCCTGATGGATAGGGGGAATGCTGTAATTCTCTCTGGGGGAAAGAAGAGAATTCAACTCTTTATAGAGATTTTTAAAGGCAGTAAAATGTTGATGTAAGGAGGTTTTTATATCTTTTTTGATAATTATATTATGACACCTTGCCATTTTTTGTAAAAATAAAGGATGCTCCCTAGAAAGAGATACCCAAAATCTCAATTCATAAAGAACTTGATAATAATAAAATGGGATACTGTAATATTGCATAAAATTTTCTCCTTTCTTATTCCTTCATTATATAAATATGTTTAGAAAGGAAAATATACCCATAGATTTTAAAAAAATAAAAGGAAGTCCATATTTGACGTTGGTTGTAGGAAATACAAGTTTAGTATATAATAAAGCTTGTGCTTTAATAGTCATAGATTTTTGTAAGAAAGAAGCGAGGGTGAACAAATGAAAATAGGAATTGTAGGATTACCCAATGTGGGTAAAAGTACATTATTTAATGCCATTACAAAAGCAGGAGCAGAATCTGCTAATTATCCATTTTGCACGATAGACCCAAATGTAGGGGTTGTCACAGTACCCGATGATAGATTGGAAGAGTTAAGAGTGATGAATAACTCTCAGAAAGTTATTGCTACTGCCATAGAGTTTGTGGATATTGCGGGATTAGTTAGAGGAGCAAGCAAAGGGGAAGGTCTAGGGAATAAATTTTTGTCTCATATAAGGGAAGTAGATGCTATAGCTCACGTAGTGAGATGTTTTGAAGATGGAAATATTGTTCATGTTGAGGGTAGTGTAGGTCCTATAAGGGATATGGAGACCATAAATCTTGAATTGATTTTTGCAGACTTGGAGTTGCTAGAAAGAAGAATAGAGAGAAGCAAAAAGGTTGCAAAGTCTGGAGACAAAATGGTGCAAAGGGAATTAGAAATTATTGAAAAGGTTAAAGGGATTTTAGAATCCAATAGATTAATTCATGAAAAAGATTTTACTGAGGAAGAATGGGAGTTTGTAAAGTTATTGCAGTTATTAACTGCTAAACCTACATTATATATTGCCAATGTATCAGAAGAAGATTTAGTAGGCGAAGAAAATCAAATGGTCAAAGAACTTAAGGAACACGTAAAGGATGATGATGCTGAAGTTATTCTTGTGTGTGCAAAGATAGAAGAGGAAATTGCTCAATTGGAAGATGATGAAAAACAAATGTTTTTAGAAGAATTGGGCTTACAACAATCTGGATTGGATCGAGTCATTCAGGCAGGATACAAATTGCTAGGCTTAATCACTTATCTTACAACAGGGCCACAGGAAACCAGAGCTTGGACCATTACAGAAGGAACAAAAGCTCCTCAAGCTGCAGGGAAGATTCATACTGATTTTGAAAAGGGATTTATCAGAGCAGAAATTACATCCTTTGAAGACCTAAAAAAGGCGGGATCACCAAGTGCAGCAAAAGAGAAGGGACTGACCCGACTTGAAGGTAAAGATTATGTAATGAAAGATGGGGATGTAGTTCTATTTCGATTTAACGTATAAATACAGCCCATTATACCTAGAATTTTATAGGGAGCAGCTTTGCTGCTCCTTTTCGTTATGACATAGGAGGCTCCAAAGAGGCCAAATTTTTTGAAACGATAAGTGCGGCTTTGGCCGCTTTCTTATAACAATAAGAAGGAAGGGGAAAAGATGAAAGTATTGTTAATTAGTCTAAATGCTAAATATATTCACACCAACCTGGCAATCAGATATTTAGAATCCTATTGTAGGAATAGAGAAGATATAGATATAGAAATAAGTGAGTTTACTATTAATGATAACCTACAAAGTATCTTAGGAGAAATCTACAAAAAAAGAGCCAATATTTTGGCATTTTCCTGCTATATTTGGAATATAGAAGAAAGCATGAAAATTGTCAGAATGATAAAAAAGATTCAACCTGGTATCAAAATAGTACTAGGAGGACCAGAGGTTACCTTTTATGGTACTCGTTGGATGAATAGAGCAAAGGAAATTGATTATATCGTCAAGGGAGAAGGGGAAATTAGTTTTTATGAATTGTTAGAAGAAATAAAGTTTGGCGGGGAAAATCTGCATGAAATTGAGGGGATTATTTATCGTCAGCAAGATAAAATTATAGAAAACAAGGATAGAGCTCCTTTAAAGGAATTAGATAGTGTTCCCTTTCCCTATCCCGAAGATTTATCTGATTATGAAAATAAAATTATATACTATGAAAGTAGTAGAGGATGTCCTTTTCATTGCCAATACTGTTTATCTTCTACCACTGGGGGAGTCAGTTTTTTTTCTTTGAGCAGGGTAAAAGAGGAATTGAAGACCTTTATAAATGCAAAGGTAAAACAGGTAAAATTTGTAGATCGAACCTTTAATTGTGATAAAAAGCGCACCAAAGAATTACTTAGGTATCTGATTGCCCAGGGAGGGGACACGAATTTTCATTTTGAGGTAGCGGCGGATTTAATAGACCAGGAAATGCTAGACATATTTAAAGAAGCACCAGTGGGTTTATTTCAACTGGAAATAGGGATACAATCCACTTATGCTCCTACATTGGAAGCCATTCGACGCAAGAATGACCTTTCAAAGATTGAATATGTGGTAAACCGTATTCATTCCTATAAAAATATTCATCAACACTTGGATTTAATAGCTGGATTGCCCTATGAAAGTTATGAATGTTTTAAAAAATCCTTTAATGATGTCTATGCGTTAAAACCTGATATGCTACAGTTGGGGTTCTTAAAAATATTAAAGGGCTCGGGAATTGAGGTAGATAATGAGAAATATGGATACCAATATACTCCCTATCCCCCCTATGAAGTGTTATTGAATGATCATATATCCTATGAAGAAATCCTAAAATTAAAGGCAATAGAGGATCTAGTAGAGAAATATAGTAATGCTCATATTTTTGATTATACAATAGATTATTTAATACAGCATCATTATCAATCCCCTTTTGATTTTTTTGAAGACTTTGCAATATACTGGGAGGAAAAAGATTTATATCGGCAATTCCATAGTCAGAAGTATCTATACAAAATTCTTTTAGATTATTGCAAAAGTATCTTTGGAGATTTTTCCATTATTCATGAATTGCTGAAGTTTGATTATCTATTAACTCATAAGGGGCCTTTACCAGAGTTTTTTATAGAAAATATTATTGAGAATAAAAAAGAAAAAAGTTTTGAGTTCTTAAAACATGGGAAGAATATAGAAAAGTATTTACCAGAGTATATCAATAATACCCCTAAAGAAATCTATAAAAATGTTCACTTTGAATTGTTTGATAGAGAGATTCTACAATTGCTTAAGATAAAAAAAGGCCTATTACCAACTGAAGAATTGATTTTAATGTTCCATTTTCCCAAAGAACCTAGAGAGATCAATCAAAAGTCTTTATATGATTGGGTTAATTTATAGAATGTAAGAGGGAAAAGTCTTATAAAGTCTTATTCTGAAATAGGAAAGTTGCTTATGCCTCCCACAGACCAAACTTTTCTATTTCAGTAGGGAGACCTTATTGCTTTCTGATGACTTCAAATAGATCCTACAATAAGGAATATTTACAAGATTGTGAATATACAGAAAATTTTTAACATTAGATTATTTAGGTTTTCTATGTTCTTTTTTGGATATTATGGTATTATAATAATGGTTGTAAAAATAGATTTGCAAAAGTAACCGTTTGCAAAAAGAAAAAGAGGAGGAAAAACAATGAAAAAATTAGGTTTACTTCCAAGACTGATTTTAGGTCTTGTACTGGGTATTCTAATTGGTTATGTCTCCATGGTAGCAGGGGCAGAATGGCCAGTAAGATTACTTGCAACATTTAACGGCATCTTTGGTAACTTCTTAAATTATATCATTCCATTTATTATTATTGGATTTGTGGCTCCAGGTATCGCAGATCTAGGAAAGGGAGCTGGAAAACTTCTAGGTATTACAACAGGACTAGCTTATGTATCCACTATTATTGCTGGTACAATTTCATTCTTCGTAGGTTCTGCATTATTGCCTGGAATTGTTTCAGGAGGAGGAACAGCTTCAAACCCAGAACATGCATTATTAGCAGCATTTTTTGAAATAGAAATTCCGCCAATGATGGGAGTTATGACAGCCCTTATCACTGCTTTCGTTTTAGGTCTAGGAATGGCTTCGATTAATAATAAATCCATGCTTGGAGTAATGAAAGATTTCCAACAAATTGTAGAAAAAGTTATTGGAACGGTTATTATTCCACTATTACCAATTCATATTGGGGGTATATTTGCAAATATGACCTATGCTGGTGAAGTAGCTAGTACAATGGTAGTATTTGGACAGGTTTTTGCTATCGTTATTGCACTACACATCATATATATATTGATTCAATTCTTTACAGCTGGAAGTATTTCAGGAAAAAATCCATTAAAATCCTTAAAAAATATGATCCCAGCCTATTTAACAGCTATTGGAACTCAATCTTCTGCAGCGACAATACCTGTTACTTTGGAAAGTACTAAGAAAAATGGGGTAACTGATGGAGTAGCGGATTTTGCTGTGCCATTATGTGCGACCATTCACTTATCTGGAAGCACAATTACTTTAACTATGTGCGCAATGGCAGTTATGCTGATTTCAGGAATCACACCAACTTTAGGTTCTATGTTTCCTTTCATCCTAATGCTAGGAGTTACCATGGTTGCTGCTCCTGGAGTGCCAGGGGAGCAGTTATGGCTGCCTTAGGGTTATTAACAACGATGTTAGGCTTTACAGAAGCACAATGCGCATTGATGATTGGACTTTATCTAACACAAGATAGCTTTGGAACAGCATGTAATATCACTGGTGATGGGGCCATTGCTATGATTGTAGATAAATTAGCTAAAAACAATAAAAATGTAAACACTGGCAATACTGTTGCATAATTTTTCAAAAAACCAAAAAAGAGATGGGATCCATCTCTTTTTTAAATTCAAAAAATATTTAGCCCCTATCTTATTCTAAGATAGGGGCTAAATATTTTTAAGCCGTTCTAAAAGTATCCTTGAACTGATCGACTAGTTTCATTTCTCCTGTACCGCGCTCTATATTCATTTCATAAATTTTATTGGAACCTAATTTTTCTGCAATTAAATAAGCTGCTGTTTTTGGATTAATTCGTTCACCACAGGTAAAGACATCAATACTTGCATAGCCCTGTTCTGGAAAGGTATGAATGGTTAAGTGAGATTCTGAAATAATAACTACCCCTGATACTCCTTGGGGAGCAAACTTGTGGAAGGCCACCTCTCTAACCTCTGCTCCAGCCTCTAGAGCGGCATTCACCATAGCTTTTTCAATAAGTAATCTGTCATCCAAAAAGTTAGCATCGCAATCCCATAATTCTAAAATACAATGTCTTGAATAAGTGTCCATTGCACTTTCCCCCTTTTTAATAATTTACAATCACCACGGGGGAAGGTTAGTACAACCGATAACCCAACCTGAAAGGCTAGTTAGATCAGCGATATCCCAACCCTTTAAGCAATTGTTTCATTTTTTACTTTAATCAATATAACATAAAAGATATGTAAAATCAATGAAATAAAAAGATAAATTCTCTTATAAAGGTTTATGAACGAAAAAAAATGGTTATGAATAGAATAATAAAAGGAAAGGGGAGAAATAGCATGGCTAGAAAAAAAAGAGGGTCTTCTATTTTAGCTAAATGGCTGGTAGGAGCTGTATCACTATATATTGTTTCGTATTTAATGGAGGGCATTTCCATAACAGGATTTACCGGTGCCCTATGGGCGGCAGGGATTTTAGGATTTATTAACTTATTGATTAAACCCATTATTGTATTTTTCACCTTACCTATTACCATTATTACTTTAGGATTATTTATGTTTGTTATTAATGGTATTGTGCTTTTATTGGCTGGTGCCCTGTCATCCTCTATATATGTAGCAGGACTAGGCACGGCCATTATAGGTTCACTCATTATGAGTATTATTAATTCTATTTTACTAAAAGTTTTAGATTAATCTATAAGGGAAAAAGAGGGTTAAATAGAATTAACCCTCAATGCCCTTAATGAATTTAATATAGCGATTAGAGAAACGCCTACATCAGCAAAGACTGCCTCCCACATAGTTGCTACTCCGAATGCACCCAGCAGCAAAACAATGGTTTTTATACCTAGGGCAAAGATAATATTTTGAAAAACAATTTTACGGGTTTTTTTCGCAATTTTAATAGCACTTATCAGCTTAGAAGGCTCATCGGTCATTAGGACAATGTCAGCTGCTTCAATAGCAGCATCTGATCCAAGACCACCCATGGCCACCCCAATATCTGCTCTGGCTAGTACAGGAGCATCATTGATGCCATCACCTACAAATATTAAATGTCCTTTACTTTGTTTTTTCTTCTCAAGGTCTTCCATTTTTTCTACTTTTTCATTGG of Irregularibacter muris contains these proteins:
- a CDS encoding B12-binding domain-containing radical SAM protein, which encodes MKVLLISLNAKYIHTNLAIRYLESYCRNREDIDIEISEFTINDNLQSILGEIYKKRANILAFSCYIWNIEESMKIVRMIKKIQPGIKIVLGGPEVTFYGTRWMNRAKEIDYIVKGEGEISFYELLEEIKFGGENLHEIEGIIYRQQDKIIENKDRAPLKELDSVPFPYPEDLSDYENKIIYYESSRGCPFHCQYCLSSTTGGVSFFSLSRVKEELKTFINAKVKQVKFVDRTFNCDKKRTKELLRYLIAQGGDTNFHFEVAADLIDQEMLDIFKEAPVGLFQLEIGIQSTYAPTLEAIRRKNDLSKIEYVVNRIHSYKNIHQHLDLIAGLPYESYECFKKSFNDVYALKPDMLQLGFLKILKGSGIEVDNEKYGYQYTPYPPYEVLLNDHISYEEILKLKAIEDLVEKYSNAHIFDYTIDYLIQHHYQSPFDFFEDFAIYWEEKDLYRQFHSQKYLYKILLDYCKSIFGDFSIIHELLKFDYLLTHKGPLPEFFIENIIENKKEKSFEFLKHGKNIEKYLPEYINNTPKEIYKNVHFELFDREILQLLKIKKGLLPTEELILMFHFPKEPREINQKSLYDWVNL
- a CDS encoding phage holin family protein gives rise to the protein MARKKRGSSILAKWLVGAVSLYIVSYLMEGISITGFTGALWAAGILGFINLLIKPIIVFFTLPITIITLGLFMFVINGIVLLLAGALSSSIYVAGLGTAIIGSLIMSIINSILLKVLD
- the ychF gene encoding redox-regulated ATPase YchF, whose amino-acid sequence is MKIGIVGLPNVGKSTLFNAITKAGAESANYPFCTIDPNVGVVTVPDDRLEELRVMNNSQKVIATAIEFVDIAGLVRGASKGEGLGNKFLSHIREVDAIAHVVRCFEDGNIVHVEGSVGPIRDMETINLELIFADLELLERRIERSKKVAKSGDKMVQRELEIIEKVKGILESNRLIHEKDFTEEEWEFVKLLQLLTAKPTLYIANVSEEDLVGEENQMVKELKEHVKDDDAEVILVCAKIEEEIAQLEDDEKQMFLEELGLQQSGLDRVIQAGYKLLGLITYLTTGPQETRAWTITEGTKAPQAAGKIHTDFEKGFIRAEITSFEDLKKAGSPSAAKEKGLTRLEGKDYVMKDGDVVLFRFNV
- the speD gene encoding adenosylmethionine decarboxylase, translated to MDTYSRHCILELWDCDANFLDDRLLIEKAMVNAALEAGAEVREVAFHKFAPQGVSGVVIISESHLTIHTFPEQGYASIDVFTCGERINPKTAAYLIAEKLGSNKIYEMNIERGTGEMKLVDQFKDTFRTA
- a CDS encoding DUF2935 domain-containing protein — translated: MQYYSIPFYYYQVLYELRFWVSLSREHPLFLQKMARCHNIIIKKDIKTSLHQHFTAFKNLYKELNSLLSPRENYSIPPIHQDAYFYQLTLLLKEVSQADVRFIHTLQELESLTGSDSSWIVLINHIALEQRQLLQICSKHSIQLKSMGY